In Candidatus Eisenbacteria bacterium, the genomic stretch ACGGTGCATCGGGTGCCCGACGGCGCCGCGCGGCTGGCGCTGCGTGGCCTCGTGCAGCCGCGCATCGAGCCGGAGGTCGTGTTCGGGCTGCGCGGGCCGGTGCCCGTCGCCGGCGACGCGCGAGCCGTGCTGGACGCCGTCGAGTGGATCGCGCCCGGGTTCGAGGTGGTGCAGAGCCACTTCCCCGACTGGAAGTTCCAGGCGCCGGACTGCACCGCGGCGTTCGGGTTGCATGGCGCGCTCGTCGTGGGACCCACGACGTCCCTCGACGCTGCCGCGCGCGATCGATTGGCGGTCGCGCTGCCGGATTTCGAGCTGACGTTGTACCGCGGCAGCGAGGTCGTCGAGCGCGGCCACGGTAGTCACGTGCTCGACAGCCCGGCGCTCGCGCTGCAGTACCTCGCGCGGGTGCTCGCGAGCCAGCCGGACGCTCCGCCACTGCAGGCGGGCGAGATCGTGACCACCGGAACCTTGACCGACGCGTGGCCGATCTCGGCGGACACGCGATGGCGCTCCGACTACGGCACGCTCGACCTGCCGGCGCTCGAGGTGGCGTTCGAATGACGATTGGGCGGCGATCATCGGATCGTCCGCAGGTACGCGTCGAGGCGATCGTAGCTCTGCGCCATGCCGTTCTTCATGCCGGTGGCGAGGGCCGCCTCGCGCGCCTCCTTCGACGGATAGCGCACCGTGAACCTGATCGTGGTCTTGCCGTCGGCCTCCGACAGAACGATCGTGTTGAGCGTCTCGGGCCACTCGCCGCCCCACGACTCGGTCGAGACGAGCCGCTCGGGCGGCACGACCTCGCGGTGCACCCCGCGCATCTCCATCTCGCCGCCGGCGGCGTTCCGCCAGACGTAGTGCCACGCTCCACCAGGACGGAGGTCGGCCTCGCAGACAGGCATGGTCCAGCCGTCCGGGCCGAGCATCCAGTGCGGCAGGTGCTCGGGTTTGCTCAAGGCGTCGAAGACGAGCGTGCGCGGCGCATGGACGAGGCGGGTCGCCGTGACCTCCCGGTCCGACGGGGTCGTGAACATCGTGGTCGCCATGGGGTCTCCCTTCCTATGACAACTGGTCGAACGGGCGACGGCCGGATCGACAA encodes the following:
- a CDS encoding fumarylacetoacetate hydrolase family protein, whose translation is MERARIVALADRLIGAHDRASTIDPITSSDPSFDVAAAYAVLREIQARRVASGWQPVGRKIGFTNRTIWARYDVDRPMWAYVYAHTVHRVPDGAARLALRGLVQPRIEPEVVFGLRGPVPVAGDARAVLDAVEWIAPGFEVVQSHFPDWKFQAPDCTAAFGLHGALVVGPTTSLDAAARDRLAVALPDFELTLYRGSEVVERGHGSHVLDSPALALQYLARVLASQPDAPPLQAGEIVTTGTLTDAWPISADTRWRSDYGTLDLPALEVAFE
- a CDS encoding SRPBCC family protein, translating into MATTMFTTPSDREVTATRLVHAPRTLVFDALSKPEHLPHWMLGPDGWTMPVCEADLRPGGAWHYVWRNAAGGEMEMRGVHREVVPPERLVSTESWGGEWPETLNTIVLSEADGKTTIRFTVRYPSKEAREAALATGMKNGMAQSYDRLDAYLRTIR